The window AAGAAAAAGAAAAATCAAAGGATCAGCCTGCTACTCCTCTTGATAAGGTTACTAAAGAGCTTGATCGATAAAAAAGACATAACATATCTCTGAAGCCAACCAGTTAATTATCTTGATGTCCTTCCAGGTCGGAGGAGGAATTATCCTGTTTATCTTTGGTCTGCAGAGGGTCTTCGGATCCGGATCACAGCAATCACGAACGGAGCCAGAGCACGATATGGCAGTTTTTTCCATGGGCTATTCCAGCTACTGCAACGCCAGGTGCAATACTGGCACTACCCTAATAATGCTTGGAGTTTTAACAGTCACACTCCTGTTGCTTCTTCTTGCCAATTGGATAGGAAGAATGATTGGCCCTGGTGGGGCATCCATCCTTACGAGGGTGATGGATATGATCCTGGCTGCGCTGTCTCGTCATGAATGCGCTTGGAATCGAAAAATGGATAGAGCCAGTGCCATACCAACATGGAGGAGACGTTGTAAACCGAGCGTGTCATGCGTCGTTAAGTGGCACTAATACCCATAAATCTAAAGAAAACAAAGCATATGAAGTCAAGACTAGTAAAGCAACTATATCTATATTGTTTTTTTGTTCTTTGCTCCTCAACCTCGTTTGCTGATACTCAAACAAAACTATCAGCAGGCCAAACCATTTATGTCCCTATCTATTCCAATGTTTTCAGTGGTCCAAAAGGCCTACCTTTCAATTTATCGGCAATTCTAAGCATAAGAAATATTGATCTTTATAATTCAATAACAATCACTTCTGTCGAATATTATGACAATGCCGGCAAACTTTTAAGAAAATACACAGAAAACCCCCTGGTTTTGCGCCCATTGGCATCAAACCATATAATCATAAAAGAGAGTGATGGTGCAGGCGGTTTTGGAGCGAACTTCATTGTCAGATGGAAATCGGTCAAAGAAATTAATGCACCAATCGTTGAAACCGTTATGATCGGCGTAAGATCTGGCCAAGGAATATCGTTTGTAAGTCAAGGGCAAGTCATAAAAGAAGATACTAAATAGGAGCCTACTAATGGGTGACCCTGATATGACCCTGTGCATATGATAGCCTGCTGGTATTCTTTCGAAAGGCAGCAGGTCTTGGGTATGGAAGATCCGGTGCAGTTGTGACCATACATATCTTCAGCAACTGCGCGGAGAAATTTCATCCTCACATCATGCCCTTGTTTCTGACGGACTTTTTCGAGAAACGGGAACATTCTACGTCATACCTGATGTTGATTTAAAACCTCTTGAGGAAATTATCCGTGCAAGTGTTTTCAAAATGCTTAAGGACGAAGGCAAAATAGATGATGATACAATTAACAAGCTCATGAGCTTGAGACATTCCGGCTTCAGTGTGCACAATGGAGTAAAAGTTGCGAGAGAAGATGAAAATGGCAAGGAAGCCATTTCTCAATATATTATTCGTAATACCTTTTTTTTGCCAGAGCAGAGTATTTCAGAGCATAATTTCCAAAAAATATTTGACTTTTGCTAATAACTTGACTACCCTCACAGAAAACCTAATAAGCAGATTCCTGTCATCTCATCCGCCAATAATATAAGGAATTAATTTTAAATATGAAACTACCCAGCATAAAGCAAGTGAAGAATTTGAAGGGGAAGAAGGTTCTCTTGAGAGCAGATCTGAATGTATTTATAGAAGATGGTGAGGTGAAGGGTGACTTCAGGATAAAACAGGCCCTGCCTACTATCAAATTGCTAAAGAAGGGCGGCGCGAAGATCATTATTTTAAGTCATGTCACTAAGGGGCGATCGGATGGCCTCTTGCCTGTGGCACGTTATATCAATGAATCTTTTAAAATAGATTTTTCTAGAGAGGTGTTAGGAAGCGAGACAAGGGAGAAGATTGATAGTATGAAAAATGGCGGAGTCCTCCTCCTTGAAAACTTAAGATCAGACGACAGAGAGAAGAACAATGACGCTGACTTTGCTCGACAGCTGGCTTCCCTCGGTGATATTTATGTTAATGACGCTTTCTCCGTCTCTCATAGGAAGCACGCTTCTATTGTTAGTCTGCCGAAGTTTCTCCCTTCATACTCTGGTCTTCTCATGGATGATGAAGTTTCTAATCTTTCTAAAGCGTTTAGGACAAAGCATCCATTTCTCTTAATATTGGGTGGAGTTAAGTTTGAGAGTAAACTGGGCGTGTTGAAGCGGTTTATAAAAACTGCCGATAAGATATTTATCGGTGGTGCCTTGGCGAACGTCTTTCTCAAAGAGAAAGGGATTGATATCGGAAAGTCTATTTATGACAAAGATGTGAATATTAAGAAGTTTGTGAAGAGTAAGAAAATTGTCATCCCTAAAGACATGGTTACAGTGAGTGGTATCAATTGGGACATTGGAGATGGCGCAATAAAAGAATTGAAAGAGATAATCGATAAAGCTAAGTTTATCATCTGGAGCGGACCTTTGGGCAACTTCGAAGGCGGTTATAAGAAGGGGACGACCGAGGTTGCCAAAGCCATCGCGAAGTCGAAGGCTGATTCGGTGGTAGGAGGAGGGGATACTATCTCAGCTATTAGGAAACTAAAGATATTGAATAAGTTTTCCTTCGCCTCGACAGGTGGAGGGGCAATGCTCGCCTTTCTCTCGGAGGGCACACTGCCCGGCATAGAAGCGCTTAAGAAAAAGAATAAATAATCAACAAAAAGAGCCTGCTATGGCGGACTCTTTTTTAGTTGACGCAAGGTTATACATACAAGAGAAATAATTTAACTATTGAAAATAGATGTCTGATGCATTTCAGTTTTAAAGGAGATAAAACAAAATGGAAACAGGTTCACAAACGTTAATCGCTAAAGCAGCATCTGCAATCTGGTGGACTGTTCTGCTAAGAGGAATATTGGCTGTCATAATCGGGATCATGTTTTTTTCTAACCCCGGGGCGACACTGGTTGTAATAATGATGTTCCTTGGTGCATACTGGTTAGTCGATGGTATATTTACACTCATTGCATCATTTTACGGAAAGAAAGTACATAAACACTGGGGCTGGGGAATGTTTGTTGCGATACTAAGTATCCTGGCAGGAATAGCAGTGTTCGCTCAACCAATAGCTGCTACACTTTTTACGACCACATTCCTTGTTTACTTTATGGGGTTTATGATACTTGCTTCAGGAATTTCATCAGTAGCAACGGGTATCAAACTTCGTAAAACTTCAGGTGAATGGATGATGATTTTCGGTGGTGTGTTTGCCATACTGTTAGGTTTACTGTTATTATTTAATCCAATTTTTTCAGCAACATTTTTTGTTCTTTTGCTTGGCATTTTTACAATAATTGATGGTGTTTCATTAATCACAGTCTCATTCAGGATTCGTAAGTTCGGCAAAGCATAAACTGAATCACAATTGTATACTCATCTTACAATGGTTTTCGGATAAAATCCGAGATAAAATTGAGCGAGTATACCTTCACCAAGATTTGGTTTCCGGTAAAACCGAAAACCAAATCGGTTTTAGTATATTAACAAGCACGCTGCTTTATGGTACGTCCTGGTAGAATTGCTTTGTGTACGCACAGAATGTGTATGAACTAATAGTGTGAAAGTCCCTTTTGGTTTAACCACTGGGTTTCCGTTCAAGTACTGGATAAATGACCCCGGTTGTGTAGAGAAAGTCCAGATACTTATCCGGGGAGCTCATTTGGCATGCGATATTGCAGTTCATAGTGTTTTTTTAATCGCCAATTCCTCCGAAAATGTATTCACAGGAACATCCTGAATATATATAATTGCCCCTTATAACGATAGTCCATCTCAACAGTGTCATTTTTCACTTCACCACCACAAAATGAACAGTCCCCAAATTTATGCATTGCTTCCTCCTTCCTTTGCCCTTGTTCTTTCATCAATCCATTTGGGCAGTTTAGGTATATAAACAGTTATTATTCTAAGCCATTTTATTAAGGTAAATCCGCAAACTATATGTATTGGCCGCTCCTCTGAATAGCCGAGAATAAGGCAGCTTGTACCCCTTGGATCATCAGGGTAAACTTCAATTATTTCACAATTAGAAATAACATTTTCAATATCTGAGTTTTTTATGTCTTCAGCATATCTTTCTTTCTCTGCATAAAACGTATTTCATATTCGTCACTTGAAAATTTTTCTCTGATT is drawn from Candidatus Scalindua sp. and contains these coding sequences:
- a CDS encoding DUF3124 domain-containing protein yields the protein MKSRLVKQLYLYCFFVLCSSTSFADTQTKLSAGQTIYVPIYSNVFSGPKGLPFNLSAILSIRNIDLYNSITITSVEYYDNAGKLLRKYTENPLVLRPLASNHIIIKESDGAGGFGANFIVRWKSVKEINAPIVETVMIGVRSGQGISFVSQGQVIKEDTK
- the pgk gene encoding phosphoglycerate kinase, coding for MKNLKGKKVLLRADLNVFIEDGEVKGDFRIKQALPTIKLLKKGGAKIIILSHVTKGRSDGLLPVARYINESFKIDFSREVLGSETREKIDSMKNGGVLLLENLRSDDREKNNDADFARQLASLGDIYVNDAFSVSHRKHASIVSLPKFLPSYSGLLMDDEVSNLSKAFRTKHPFLLILGGVKFESKLGVLKRFIKTADKIFIGGALANVFLKEKGIDIGKSIYDKDVNIKKFVKSKKIVIPKDMVTVSGINWDIGDGAIKELKEIIDKAKFIIWSGPLGNFEGGYKKGTTEVAKAIAKSKADSVVGGGDTISAIRKLKILNKFSFASTGGGAMLAFLSEGTLPGIEALKKKNK
- a CDS encoding HdeD family acid-resistance protein, with product METGSQTLIAKAASAIWWTVLLRGILAVIIGIMFFSNPGATLVVIMMFLGAYWLVDGIFTLIASFYGKKVHKHWGWGMFVAILSILAGIAVFAQPIAATLFTTTFLVYFMGFMILASGISSVATGIKLRKTSGEWMMIFGGVFAILLGLLLLFNPIFSATFFVLLLGIFTIIDGVSLITVSFRIRKFGKA
- a CDS encoding YgiT-type zinc finger protein: MHKFGDCSFCGGEVKNDTVEMDYRYKGQLYIFRMFL